A single region of the Rhizophagus irregularis chromosome 27, complete sequence genome encodes:
- a CDS encoding uncharacterized protein (SECRETED:cutsite_TFA-IK; SECRETED:prob_0.9481); SECRETED:SignalP(1-26): MNLGKAYRLQFTIFFCIFFLAIGTFAIKCTSSPDPAKQNIEDAKCAKALGKGTVCSSSGKTVNNCIYACHSDNDCVKSLGSKCDIGVSPHWLCTCNVQNGNADCYETGMGFCNANFDNHCMSDSLNSNDIST, from the coding sequence ATGAATCTTGGCAAAGCATACCGTTTGCAATTCACaattttcttttgtatattttttcttgCGATTGGTACTTTTGCGATAAAATGTACGTCTTCTCCAGATCCTGCCaaacaaaatattgaagatgCAAAATGTGCAAAAGCCTTAGGAAAAGGAACTGTGTGCTCTAGTTCTGGTAAAACAGTGAATAATTGCATTTATGCTTGCCATTCTGATAACGATTGCGTAAAAAGTTTAGGTAGCAAATGTGATATAGGTGTGAGCCCGCATTGGCTGTGTACATGCAATGTTCAAAATGGTAATGCTGATTGTTATGAAACTGGTATGGGCTTTTGCAACGCTAATTTTGACAACCATTGTATGAGTGATTCACTGAACAGCAACGATATTAGTACATAA